A single window of Vitreimonas flagellata DNA harbors:
- a CDS encoding ABC transporter ATP-binding protein gives MSDSYDFDDENEGGQRKAKFAQVAAFMWKHWSSQPGKLAMVGLLFGLAIVADLSMPFASKHLVDALTAGPTAEGQQAAAWGYGVLALLALAFYMARNTGVRFHIPFASKNMERIVTDGFRDVQRFSADWHADNFAGATVRRVSRAMNAYDVISDTLVWFMIPAIAVLIGVTVLTFVQWPVIGAFTGGTILLFLAVAYLSSRFYVAEPLKRYIKADTAIGAALADAVSSNATVKAFGAEAREQARFDGVVRAWTKEANETWSRFTNAWVLQNILLWILQVGLLGLVLIEWSNGRATAGDAVFAITSFLLVSGYLRTLGENVQNLQKGIADIEDVVAYAMEQAEVVDRAGAQAFAPKNGHIAFEQVSFGYKKAAAALYSDFSLEIAAGETVALVGPTGSGKSTFVKLVQRLYDVDAGAIRIDGQDVRDVTQASLRQSIALVPQDPALFHRSLRENIAYARPDASLEEIIDAAKRARAHDFIEKLPQAYDTEVGERGVKLSGGERQRVALARAFLANTPILILDEATSSLDVATEREVQAAMAELKQGRTTIVIAHRLSTIREADRILVFEQGRIVEQGKHAELIAGHGLYAKLNAMSRGDMLADEAA, from the coding sequence ATGAGCGATTCATACGATTTTGACGACGAGAACGAGGGCGGCCAGCGCAAAGCGAAATTCGCGCAAGTGGCCGCTTTCATGTGGAAACATTGGTCGAGCCAGCCCGGAAAGCTGGCGATGGTCGGGCTGTTGTTCGGCCTCGCGATCGTGGCTGACCTGTCGATGCCGTTTGCATCGAAGCATTTGGTCGACGCGCTGACGGCTGGGCCAACGGCGGAGGGCCAACAGGCGGCTGCGTGGGGCTATGGCGTGCTCGCGCTGTTGGCGCTCGCCTTCTACATGGCGCGCAACACAGGCGTGCGCTTCCACATTCCGTTCGCCTCCAAGAACATGGAGCGCATTGTCACGGACGGCTTCCGCGACGTGCAGCGTTTCTCCGCCGATTGGCACGCCGACAATTTCGCCGGCGCCACGGTGCGGCGCGTGTCCCGCGCGATGAACGCCTACGACGTGATCTCCGACACGTTGGTTTGGTTCATGATCCCGGCAATTGCTGTGCTGATCGGCGTTACCGTGCTGACGTTCGTGCAATGGCCGGTGATCGGCGCGTTCACGGGCGGCACGATCTTATTGTTCTTGGCGGTCGCGTATCTCTCGAGCCGCTTCTACGTGGCCGAGCCGCTGAAGCGTTACATCAAGGCCGACACCGCAATTGGCGCGGCCTTGGCTGACGCGGTTTCGTCCAATGCCACGGTGAAGGCGTTTGGCGCCGAAGCGCGCGAACAAGCGCGGTTTGATGGCGTGGTGCGGGCTTGGACCAAGGAGGCGAATGAAACCTGGTCGCGGTTCACCAATGCGTGGGTGCTTCAGAACATTCTGCTTTGGATATTGCAGGTCGGTTTGTTGGGCCTCGTGCTGATCGAATGGAGCAATGGCCGCGCGACGGCCGGCGACGCCGTGTTCGCGATCACGTCGTTCTTGCTGGTGTCCGGCTATTTGCGGACGCTCGGCGAGAACGTGCAAAATCTGCAGAAGGGCATCGCCGACATCGAGGACGTGGTCGCGTACGCGATGGAGCAGGCGGAAGTCGTGGATCGTGCGGGCGCGCAAGCGTTCGCGCCGAAGAACGGCCACATCGCGTTCGAACAAGTGTCGTTCGGCTACAAGAAGGCCGCAGCTGCGCTCTACAGTGATTTCTCGCTGGAGATTGCGGCGGGCGAGACGGTGGCTTTGGTGGGGCCGACAGGTTCGGGCAAGTCGACGTTCGTGAAGCTGGTACAGCGCCTGTACGATGTTGATGCGGGCGCGATCCGTATCGACGGGCAGGACGTGCGCGACGTGACGCAGGCGAGCTTGCGCCAGAGCATCGCGTTGGTGCCGCAAGACCCGGCGCTGTTTCACCGCTCGTTGCGTGAGAACATCGCTTACGCGCGGCCGGATGCGTCGCTGGAAGAAATCATCGACGCGGCCAAACGGGCGCGGGCGCATGATTTCATCGAGAAGCTGCCGCAAGCCTACGACACGGAAGTGGGCGAGCGCGGCGTGAAGCTGTCGGGCGGCGAACGTCAGCGCGTCGCGTTGGCGCGGGCCTTCCTCGCGAACACGCCGATCCTGATCCTCGACGAAGCGACGTCATCGCTCGACGTGGCGACGGAGCGCGAGGTGCAGGCGGCGATGGCGGAGTTGAAACAAGGGCGCACCACGATCGTGATTGCGCACCGCTTGAGCACCATCCGCGAAGCCGATCGCATCCTGGTGTTCGAGCAAGGTCGTATCGTCGAGCAAGGCAAGCACGCCGAGCTGATCGCCGGGCATGGGCTCTACGCCAAGCTCAACGCGATGAGCCGGGGCGATATGTTGGCGGATGAGGCGGCTTAG
- a CDS encoding antibiotic biosynthesis monooxygenase family protein: MIAVIFEVEPADRDAYFRIAGELRPLLDEIDGFISIERFQSLSSKGRILSLSFWRDEEAVTQWRQLQAHRSAQVAGRGGVVHDYRLCVAHVVRDYGMHERDEAPADSQAAHT, encoded by the coding sequence ATGATCGCCGTGATCTTCGAGGTCGAGCCCGCCGATCGCGATGCGTATTTCCGCATCGCTGGCGAATTGCGCCCGCTGCTGGATGAGATCGATGGCTTCATCTCGATCGAGCGGTTTCAAAGTCTGAGCAGCAAGGGCCGCATCCTTTCGCTCTCCTTCTGGCGCGACGAAGAAGCGGTCACGCAATGGCGCCAACTGCAAGCGCATCGCAGCGCGCAAGTTGCGGGCCGAGGCGGTGTGGTTCATGATTATCGCCTGTGTGTAGCACATGTCGTGCGCGACTACGGAATGCATGAACGCGATGAAGCGCCCGCGGATTCTCAGGCAGCTCATACATAG
- a CDS encoding fatty acid desaturase family protein, giving the protein MPAVARIDPKDVFTPEEWARVSAKSSWRGLALVACAWGLIVAAGAMFVVWPNPLTYILAVMLIGARQLGLAILMHDAAHGALHPNAKINDWVGEWLCAAPVGARLDSYRAYHIKHHRFTETEDDPDLALSAPFPISRGSLWRKIVRDLTGQTFFKQRVAQIFGGRKPGEVVNASVGRFLAINAALFAALTLAGYWWAYPALWIVPMATWLPLVTRLRNIGEHACVGAQADPFTHARTTLANPIERLLIAPFWVHYHAEHHVFMHAPCYRLPALHDVLMNKGYWSRMKIAPGYFSVLREATTPRAAALAAA; this is encoded by the coding sequence ATGCCAGCTGTCGCGCGCATCGACCCGAAAGACGTGTTCACGCCCGAGGAATGGGCGCGCGTCTCCGCGAAATCCTCATGGCGCGGCTTGGCGCTCGTGGCCTGTGCATGGGGCTTGATCGTCGCTGCCGGCGCCATGTTCGTCGTGTGGCCGAATCCGCTGACCTACATTTTGGCCGTCATGCTGATCGGCGCGCGCCAGCTCGGCCTCGCCATTCTGATGCACGATGCCGCGCACGGCGCGCTGCACCCGAATGCGAAGATCAATGATTGGGTGGGCGAATGGCTCTGCGCCGCACCCGTCGGCGCGCGGCTCGATTCCTATCGCGCCTATCACATCAAGCACCATCGTTTCACCGAAACGGAAGACGATCCCGATCTCGCGCTCTCCGCGCCCTTCCCAATTTCGCGCGGCTCGCTCTGGCGCAAGATCGTGCGCGATCTCACCGGGCAAACCTTCTTCAAGCAGCGCGTCGCGCAAATCTTCGGCGGCCGCAAACCCGGCGAAGTCGTCAATGCGAGCGTTGGCCGCTTCCTCGCGATCAACGCAGCGCTCTTCGCGGCCCTCACGCTCGCCGGCTATTGGTGGGCCTATCCCGCGCTCTGGATCGTGCCAATGGCGACATGGCTGCCGCTGGTCACGCGCCTGCGCAATATCGGCGAACACGCCTGCGTCGGCGCGCAAGCCGATCCGTTCACGCACGCGCGCACCACGCTCGCCAACCCGATCGAACGCCTGCTGATCGCGCCGTTCTGGGTGCATTATCACGCCGAGCACCATGTCTTCATGCACGCGCCCTGCTATCGCCTGCCGGCGCTGCACGATGTGCTGATGAACAAAGGCTATTGGTCCCGCATGAAAATCGCGCCGGGCTATTTCAGCGTGCTGCGCGAAGCGACGACACCGAGAGCGGCGGCTCTCGCCGCCGCTTAA
- a CDS encoding TldD/PmbA family protein has product MAFDADSQAALAALIDYSRQAGADASEASLAARESISAEVRMGQLEGMEREEGRSVALRAFIGKRQASASTTDLSAKGLQALAERTVAMAKAAPEDKYCGLLDGAYRAKGPYPDLEQSDCARPSPEQLLELARICEDASLKIPGIANSSGAGASYDTSTFVYATSDGFEGAESATSYSLGTSPVAERGDDMERDYEYRTKRFFADLEAPEIIGRLAGERAAARLGAKKVASTKAPVIFENRLAGRIIGPFLSGISGTSVTRGVSFVKDKLGQRVFAEGFRIHEDPFVKRGLSSRHFDGEGGAVKPVDLVADGVQTTWLLNSSAARQLNLEPNGHATSGHGGPPGIGTSNLFVKPGDRDLKGLMSDAGKGLFITEMFSPSLNMNTGDWSVGVAGYWFENGAIVHSVSEVTVAGNLLDMYARLRCGSDVYEHSSLHIPSLIVDDLAIGGV; this is encoded by the coding sequence ATGGCTTTCGACGCTGATTCACAGGCCGCCCTGGCGGCCCTCATCGACTATTCCCGCCAGGCCGGGGCCGACGCTTCCGAGGCCTCCCTGGCTGCCCGCGAGAGCATTTCCGCAGAGGTCCGCATGGGCCAGTTGGAAGGCATGGAGCGTGAGGAAGGCCGGTCGGTCGCGCTGCGCGCCTTCATCGGCAAGCGCCAGGCCTCCGCCTCGACAACTGACCTTTCGGCCAAGGGTCTGCAGGCGCTGGCGGAGCGCACCGTCGCGATGGCCAAGGCCGCGCCGGAAGACAAATATTGCGGTCTGCTCGACGGCGCCTATCGCGCCAAAGGTCCGTACCCGGACCTTGAGCAATCGGATTGCGCGCGCCCCTCGCCCGAGCAATTGCTTGAGCTAGCGCGCATCTGCGAGGATGCCTCGCTCAAAATCCCCGGCATCGCCAATTCGAGCGGTGCGGGCGCGTCCTATGACACATCGACTTTCGTGTACGCGACCTCGGACGGCTTTGAGGGCGCGGAAAGCGCGACCTCCTACAGCCTCGGCACCTCGCCCGTCGCCGAACGTGGCGACGACATGGAGCGCGATTACGAATATCGCACCAAACGCTTCTTCGCTGACCTCGAAGCGCCGGAAATCATCGGCCGCCTCGCCGGCGAGCGCGCCGCCGCACGCCTCGGCGCCAAGAAGGTCGCCAGCACCAAAGCGCCGGTGATTTTCGAGAACCGCTTGGCCGGCCGTATCATCGGGCCGTTCCTCTCCGGCATTTCCGGCACGTCGGTGACGCGCGGCGTCTCGTTCGTGAAAGACAAGCTCGGCCAGCGTGTGTTCGCCGAAGGCTTCCGCATTCACGAAGACCCATTCGTGAAGCGCGGCCTCTCCAGCCGGCACTTCGACGGCGAAGGCGGCGCGGTGAAGCCGGTCGATCTCGTCGCCGATGGCGTGCAGACAACGTGGCTGCTCAATTCGTCCGCCGCGCGCCAACTCAATCTCGAGCCCAACGGCCACGCCACGTCCGGCCACGGTGGCCCGCCCGGCATCGGCACATCGAACCTCTTCGTGAAACCTGGCGACCGCGATCTCAAAGGCTTGATGAGCGACGCCGGCAAGGGCCTCTTCATCACCGAGATGTTCTCGCCCTCGCTCAACATGAACACCGGCGATTGGTCAGTGGGCGTGGCCGGCTATTGGTTCGAGAACGGCGCCATCGTGCATTCGGTGAGCGAAGTCACCGTCGCCGGCAATCTGCTCGATATGTACGCCCGCCTGCGCTGCGGCTCCGACGTCTACGAGCACTCTTCCCTGCACATCCCCAGCTTGATCGTGGACGACCTTGCAATCGGCGGCGTCTGA
- a CDS encoding ArsR/SmtB family transcription factor: MKEGPNIAAIAAMVGDPARANMLTALLNGAALTATELALEANVTKQTASSHLGKLVDAGLVDVEAQGRHRYYRLANADVAGLLETLMGVAARAKALRARPGPKEPALRHARICYDHLAGELGVALFDAFIKNKWMLPGPENTYTLTKLGRIKVQTFGVDIADIERGARPLCRACLDWSVRRHHIAGALGAAILDQIFYRDWATQKRGSRVLEFTKVGEAGLKRVFAFGEPPPT; encoded by the coding sequence ATGAAGGAAGGCCCCAACATCGCGGCGATCGCCGCTATGGTCGGCGATCCGGCGCGGGCGAATATGTTGACCGCGCTGCTCAATGGCGCGGCGCTCACAGCCACCGAACTCGCGCTCGAAGCCAACGTGACCAAGCAAACCGCAAGCTCGCATCTCGGCAAATTGGTCGACGCTGGCTTAGTCGACGTCGAAGCGCAGGGCCGCCACCGTTATTATCGCCTGGCCAATGCCGACGTCGCCGGTCTGCTCGAAACGCTGATGGGCGTCGCAGCGCGCGCGAAAGCTTTGCGCGCACGTCCGGGCCCGAAGGAGCCGGCGCTGCGCCATGCGCGCATTTGCTATGACCACCTCGCTGGCGAACTTGGCGTGGCGCTGTTTGACGCCTTCATCAAAAACAAATGGATGCTGCCCGGCCCCGAGAACACCTACACGCTCACCAAGCTCGGCCGCATCAAAGTGCAAACCTTCGGCGTCGACATCGCCGACATCGAGCGCGGCGCGCGCCCGCTCTGCCGCGCCTGTCTCGATTGGAGCGTACGGCGCCACCACATCGCCGGGGCATTGGGCGCGGCCATCCTCGATCAAATCTTCTACCGCGATTGGGCCACGCAAAAGCGCGGCAGCCGCGTGCTCGAATTCACGAAGGTGGGCGAGGCCGGCTTGAAGCGCGTCTTCGCGTTTGGGGAACCGCCGCCCACGTGA
- the ubiA gene encoding 4-hydroxybenzoate octaprenyltransferase: MSNLKPADALKQHWTDGLPRAWRPFAQLSRLDRPIGWQLLLLPCLMGLAVTRTGYGFYTDDLRFAFAFLLGAIAMRGAGCTYNDILDRDIDAQVERTRLRPLPSGAVSLKAAWAWLLAQCLVGLGVLLSLPPLAQIVSLIAIPLVALYPLMKRITWWPQAWLGIVFSWGALVGGGAVSNESGVPLEALILYAGCICWTIGYDTIYALQDREDDALVGVRSTARLFADKWRTWTGVFYVAAIALWASAAAVAGAGLIVAVSLSAIGALLIWPMLQSVSDKSPETALTAFKRNALIGTAILLAFSLEPIWRTLRPVLGM; the protein is encoded by the coding sequence GTGAGCAATTTGAAACCCGCCGATGCGTTGAAGCAACATTGGACCGACGGCTTGCCGCGCGCGTGGAGGCCGTTTGCGCAACTCTCGCGGCTGGATCGGCCGATAGGCTGGCAATTGCTGTTGCTGCCCTGCCTGATGGGGCTTGCCGTCACACGCACGGGCTACGGCTTCTACACCGACGACCTTCGCTTCGCGTTCGCGTTCCTGCTCGGCGCCATCGCCATGCGCGGCGCGGGCTGCACCTATAACGACATTCTCGATCGCGACATCGATGCGCAAGTCGAGCGCACGCGCCTGCGGCCGTTGCCCTCTGGCGCTGTATCGCTGAAAGCCGCGTGGGCGTGGTTGCTGGCGCAATGCTTGGTGGGCTTGGGCGTGCTGCTCTCGCTGCCGCCGCTGGCGCAGATTGTGTCGCTGATCGCTATTCCGCTGGTCGCGCTCTATCCGCTGATGAAGCGCATTACGTGGTGGCCGCAGGCGTGGCTGGGCATCGTGTTTTCGTGGGGTGCGCTTGTTGGGGGCGGCGCTGTCAGCAACGAAAGCGGCGTGCCGTTGGAAGCGCTCATCCTCTATGCCGGCTGCATCTGTTGGACCATCGGCTACGACACGATCTACGCGCTGCAGGACCGCGAAGACGACGCGCTCGTCGGCGTGCGCTCCACCGCCCGGCTCTTCGCCGACAAATGGCGCACCTGGACGGGTGTGTTTTACGTCGCGGCCATCGCACTGTGGGCGTCCGCCGCCGCTGTCGCCGGCGCGGGCCTGATCGTCGCCGTATCGCTCAGCGCCATTGGCGCGTTGCTGATCTGGCCTATGCTGCAAAGCGTGAGTGACAAGAGTCCGGAAACGGCGCTCACCGCCTTCAAGCGCAACGCGTTAATCGGTACGGCCATCTTGCTCGCCTTCTCGCTTGAGCCCATCTGGCGTACATTGCGGCCGGTTTTGGGAATGTAA
- a CDS encoding MAPEG family protein: MLRLEIAALYAGVNILILLVLAVLVVAGRRKHKITLGDGGNADFNRAVRAHANAAEYIPAGLVGIVVLALMEPASPLWLLHAAGISLTVGRILHGAGLHAGTLNFGRMFGMILTWVSYLLIGGGLIAAGLAQQL, encoded by the coding sequence ATGCTACGTCTGGAGATCGCTGCGCTTTATGCGGGTGTGAATATTCTGATCCTGCTGGTCTTGGCAGTGCTAGTGGTCGCTGGTCGACGCAAGCACAAGATCACGTTGGGCGACGGTGGAAACGCCGATTTCAACCGCGCCGTCCGCGCCCACGCCAACGCCGCCGAATACATCCCGGCGGGCCTCGTCGGCATCGTTGTTTTGGCCCTGATGGAGCCGGCAAGCCCACTTTGGCTGCTGCACGCCGCTGGAATTTCTTTGACGGTCGGCAGAATTTTACATGGGGCTGGCCTTCACGCCGGCACGCTGAACTTCGGCCGGATGTTCGGGATGATCCTGACCTGGGTCAGCTATCTGCTCATCGGCGGCGGTCTCATCGCCGCCGGGCTCGCCCAGCAGCTCTAA
- a CDS encoding glutamate--cysteine ligase, with product MADTKEQAPPLTGFRDLVAHFEKGPKPDRSTWRIGTEHEKFAFYKDTLEPVPYEGERGIGALLNGLADTYGWQRIKEGENTIALKQGMASITLEPGGQFELSGAPLEHLHQTCSETGSHLAQLRDVAGKLGIAFLGMGFSPIWSLEETPIMPKGRYKIMRDYMAKVGRLGRQMMFRSSTVQVNLDFGSEADMVKKFRVGLALQPIATALFAASPFAEGRLNGFLSYRGHIWSDTDPDRTGMLPFVFEDGMGFERYAQYALDVPMYFVYRNGKYIDCAGQSFRAFMDGKMPVLPGERPTAQDWEDHLTTIFPEVRLKTYLEMRGADSGPWSRLCALPAFWAGLLYDDAALEAAWSLVKSWTAEDRESLRRTVPFLGLRAPIRGNSARDIAQATLAIARQGLKSRGITDSSGQDETHFLTELDDIASTGVTPAERLIERYKTEWGGDVRRVFEACAY from the coding sequence TTGGCCGACACCAAAGAACAAGCCCCGCCGCTGACGGGCTTCCGCGATCTCGTCGCGCATTTCGAGAAGGGTCCGAAGCCGGATCGCTCGACTTGGCGCATCGGCACCGAACACGAGAAGTTCGCCTTCTACAAAGATACGCTTGAGCCCGTCCCCTACGAAGGCGAGCGCGGCATTGGCGCGTTGCTGAACGGCTTGGCTGACACTTATGGCTGGCAGCGCATCAAGGAAGGCGAGAACACGATCGCGCTGAAGCAGGGCATGGCCTCGATCACGCTTGAGCCGGGCGGTCAGTTCGAACTCTCCGGAGCGCCGCTCGAACATCTGCACCAGACGTGTTCGGAAACCGGTTCGCACCTCGCGCAATTGCGCGACGTCGCCGGCAAGCTTGGCATTGCGTTCTTGGGCATGGGCTTCTCGCCGATCTGGTCGCTCGAAGAAACGCCGATCATGCCGAAGGGCCGCTACAAGATCATGCGGGACTATATGGCCAAGGTCGGCCGCCTCGGGCGCCAGATGATGTTCCGCTCCTCCACCGTGCAAGTGAATTTGGACTTCGGCTCCGAAGCCGACATGGTGAAAAAGTTTCGCGTCGGCCTCGCCTTGCAGCCAATCGCCACCGCGCTCTTCGCCGCCTCGCCCTTCGCTGAAGGCCGCTTGAACGGCTTCCTCTCCTATCGCGGCCACATATGGAGCGACACCGATCCCGATCGCACCGGCATGCTGCCCTTCGTGTTCGAAGACGGCATGGGCTTTGAGCGCTACGCCCAGTACGCGCTCGATGTGCCGATGTATTTCGTCTATCGCAACGGCAAGTACATTGATTGCGCGGGCCAGAGCTTCCGCGCCTTCATGGACGGCAAGATGCCCGTCCTTCCCGGCGAGCGCCCCACCGCGCAGGATTGGGAAGACCACCTCACCACGATTTTCCCCGAAGTGCGTTTGAAAACGTATCTTGAGATGCGCGGCGCGGATTCAGGTCCCTGGTCGCGCCTCTGCGCGCTGCCCGCGTTCTGGGCGGGGCTTCTCTATGACGACGCAGCACTCGAAGCGGCGTGGTCGCTGGTGAAGAGTTGGACGGCGGAAGATCGCGAGAGCCTCCGCCGCACCGTGCCGTTCCTGGGCCTACGCGCGCCCATCCGCGGCAACAGCGCCCGCGATATCGCTCAAGCCACGCTCGCCATCGCGCGCCAAGGTTTGAAATCGCGCGGCATCACCGATTCCAGCGGCCAAGACGAAACGCATTTCTTGACCGAGCTGGATGACATCGCCTCCACCGGCGTCACGCCAGCCGAGCGCCTGATCGAACGCTACAAAACCGAATGGGGCGGCGACGTCCGCCGCGTGTTCGAGGCGTGCGCGTACTAG
- a CDS encoding NIPSNAP family protein, with protein sequence MLTCCIRYEIDPFKRAEFERYARVWGEAIPRCGADLIGYYAPHEGSATRAYGLYNIASLAAYEEYRARLAQDPAGRENYEFAKRERFILREDRTFLKLCSR encoded by the coding sequence ATGCTGACATGCTGTATTCGTTACGAAATCGATCCGTTTAAGCGCGCGGAATTTGAGCGTTACGCTAGAGTATGGGGCGAGGCGATCCCGCGCTGCGGGGCCGATCTGATCGGCTACTACGCCCCGCACGAGGGCTCAGCCACGCGGGCGTATGGTTTGTACAACATCGCCAGTTTGGCGGCGTACGAGGAGTATCGCGCACGCCTAGCTCAAGATCCTGCGGGGCGGGAGAATTATGAATTCGCCAAGCGCGAGCGCTTCATTTTGCGTGAAGATCGCACCTTCCTGAAGTTGTGCTCCAGATGA
- a CDS encoding 16S rRNA (uracil(1498)-N(3))-methyltransferase → MANPRLLIDQKLEPGAEIALDEAQARHVGTVLRLDAGDGLRVFNARHGEWRASVSAKTKRGMRVRVEALIREPREAPDLDLLFAPVKRHATDLIVEKATELGVRRIRPVITQRTIAETVRVDRLQSIARESAEQTERFDAPEICEPLSLARALDGWDASRPLIYADEAGDDASAPWGGDTGRAAPILDALQKVKAERLALLIGPEGGFTPEERRMLRSLTHVIAVSLGPRILRAETAAIAALSVVQSAWGDWR, encoded by the coding sequence ATGGCCAATCCGCGTCTCTTGATAGATCAGAAGCTTGAGCCCGGCGCCGAGATCGCGCTGGACGAAGCGCAGGCGCGCCATGTGGGCACGGTGCTGCGGCTTGATGCTGGCGACGGCTTGCGTGTGTTCAATGCGCGCCACGGCGAATGGCGCGCGAGCGTCAGCGCCAAGACGAAGCGCGGCATGCGCGTGCGCGTTGAAGCGTTGATACGCGAGCCGCGCGAGGCGCCCGATCTGGATCTTCTCTTTGCGCCGGTCAAACGCCACGCTACCGATCTCATAGTGGAGAAAGCCACCGAGCTAGGCGTGCGCCGCATCCGCCCCGTCATCACGCAACGCACCATCGCCGAAACCGTGCGCGTCGATCGTCTGCAAAGCATCGCCCGCGAATCCGCCGAGCAGACCGAACGCTTCGATGCGCCGGAAATTTGCGAACCACTTTCACTCGCCCGCGCACTCGACGGCTGGGATGCGTCACGCCCTTTGATCTATGCCGACGAAGCCGGTGACGATGCGAGCGCGCCCTGGGGCGGCGACACCGGCCGCGCCGCACCCATCCTCGACGCGCTGCAAAAGGTTAAGGCCGAACGCCTCGCCCTGCTCATCGGCCCCGAGGGCGGCTTCACACCTGAGGAGCGCCGCATGTTGCGCTCTTTGACTCATGTCATTGCCGTGTCGCTTGGCCCGCGAATATTGCGCGCCGAAACCGCCGCCATCGCTGCGTTAAGCGTTGTGCAATCAGCCTGGGGTGATTGGCGGTAG
- a CDS encoding DNA-3-methyladenine glycosylase family protein, giving the protein MNDAEKHLAQVCKRFAKVIPTHEPFPTKFEKRKDPYRALVRAVVFQQLSGKAATTIHNRVLALFPDKDHPEPEDLLNAPDELLRSAGLSRQKSAALKDIAQKRLDGIIPQSRALARLDNEEIIERLTAARGVGRWTVEMYLIFTLGRPDVLPIDDLGVRKGAEKLYKRKFTPKTLGAYGERWAPWRSAAAWHLWRVADTQTPEQSKL; this is encoded by the coding sequence ATGAACGACGCGGAGAAGCACCTCGCCCAAGTGTGCAAGCGCTTCGCCAAGGTCATCCCCACGCACGAACCTTTCCCGACCAAGTTCGAGAAGAGAAAAGACCCCTATCGCGCTTTGGTGCGCGCGGTCGTGTTTCAACAACTCTCCGGCAAAGCCGCCACCACGATCCACAATCGCGTCCTGGCGCTCTTCCCGGATAAGGATCATCCCGAACCGGAAGATTTGCTCAACGCGCCGGACGAATTGCTCCGCAGCGCCGGCCTCTCGCGCCAGAAGAGCGCCGCATTAAAGGACATCGCGCAAAAGCGCCTCGACGGAATCATCCCGCAATCGCGCGCACTCGCGCGCCTCGACAACGAAGAGATCATCGAGCGCCTCACCGCCGCGCGCGGGGTCGGCCGTTGGACGGTGGAGATGTATCTGATCTTCACGCTCGGCCGGCCTGACGTTTTGCCAATTGACGATCTCGGCGTTCGCAAAGGCGCAGAGAAACTCTACAAGCGCAAATTCACGCCCAAAACACTCGGCGCCTACGGCGAACGCTGGGCGCCGTGGCGGAGTGCCGCCGCATGGCACTTGTGGCGCGTGGCGGATACGCAAACGCCCGAACAATCGAAGCTCTAA
- a CDS encoding class I SAM-dependent methyltransferase: MISDIPAFIRENTRVLAPSHVPELQLHLADDAVSLWQLTEEQLGELGLPPPFWAFAWAGGQALARYVLDHPKTVRGQNVLDVASGSGLVAIAAMKAGATSALAIDIDAFASHAAVLNAALNDVVVQTSDADPVGQPTDAQVILVGDLFYDRDLAPRVLDWLIAQQNAGKSVLIGDPGRTYLPRDKLEQIAAYDIPVTRALEDAEVKRAAVWKLK; this comes from the coding sequence ATGATCTCCGACATCCCTGCCTTCATCCGCGAGAACACGCGCGTGCTTGCGCCGAGCCATGTGCCGGAGCTGCAGCTTCATCTCGCCGATGACGCCGTGAGCCTCTGGCAACTCACGGAAGAACAACTCGGCGAACTCGGCCTGCCGCCGCCGTTTTGGGCGTTTGCTTGGGCGGGTGGGCAAGCTTTGGCGCGCTATGTGTTGGATCATCCCAAAACCGTGCGTGGTCAAAACGTGCTCGATGTTGCCTCCGGCTCCGGGCTTGTCGCGATCGCAGCGATGAAGGCTGGCGCCACATCAGCGCTCGCAATCGACATTGATGCGTTCGCCTCGCACGCGGCGGTTCTGAACGCAGCACTCAATGATGTTGTAGTGCAAACGAGCGATGCCGATCCCGTCGGCCAGCCGACGGACGCGCAGGTCATTCTCGTCGGCGATCTCTTCTACGATCGCGATCTGGCGCCGCGCGTGCTTGACTGGCTGATCGCGCAACAGAATGCCGGCAAAAGCGTGCTGATCGGCGATCCCGGCCGCACCTATCTGCCGCGCGACAAACTCGAACAGATCGCAGCTTACGATATTCCCGTCACGCGCGCGCTTGAGGATGCCGAGGTCAAGCGCGCGGCGGTTTGGAAACTAAAATAG